AAATTGACAGGTATGGAATCAGCGTCTAACGCTTTTAACGCACGCGCCATATCCACAACATCCTCTTTTGTTTCTTTCATTCCGACAATGACTCCAGAACAAGGAGAAATTCCGGCTTCTTTTGCATAATTGACCGTTCCGACTCGATCCTCATACGTATGACTCGTTGTAATCGCCTCATGATGGTTCTCTGACGTATTTACGTTATGGTTATACCGATCGACGCCTGCTTCCTTTAACTGCTTTGCCTGCTCAGGCTTTAAGATCCCGAGGCATGCACAGATTTTAAGGTCATACGTTTCTTTAATTTCTTTAACAGCTGAGGTAACGATATTCAATTCCCTTGTTGTCGGCCCGCGGCCACTAGCTACAATGCAATACGTTCCGGAATGTAAGCGGTGAGCTTGCTCAGCCCCTTTCATAATCGTTTCTTTATCCATCATGCGATATTTCTGAATAGGAGCTTTTGAATCGATCGATTGAGCACAGTATCCACAGTTCTCAGGGCAAAACCCAGATTTCGTGTTGATAATCATATTGAGTTTCACTTTATTCCCATAATAATGCTTCCTTACCTGGTAGGCACTATGAAGTAAATCGAGCAACTCATCATCCGGGCAATCCAAGACAGCAATTGCTTCCTGATCTGTCAGTTCTTCTCCTTGCAACACCTTTTCAGCTAACTTCCCCCACATCCTACTTCCCCCTATCCTATAGTTACGCTACGGATTTACGTCTTTCTCGTCTGAACTGACTGTTTGCCAACACACTTCGTTCAAGACGCAATCCAAGGAATGCCGCCACCACACTTAACGCAATATCTTTTGGTAACGGGAACATCATCCAACCCCAGGCCATTGTATAGGTAAAACCTTCCGGAGCATCAAACCACAGAACATAAGCGGCATACATCCAATTCGTACCGAAAATGTAGTTAAAGGCCATCCCAATGAGACCGGCCGCAATGTACATAGGCAATGTACGCTTCTTCTCAACAATTTTTCCAGCAATATATGCCACTGCAATATAAGAAATGATAAAGCCGAACGTAGGTCCAAGCAGCATACCTGCTCCACCTTTAAATTGTGCAAATATAGGCGTACCTGCTAACCCGAGTAACATGTAAACTAGCATCGAGAATGCTCCAAGGCGACTCCCAAGAACCAACCCTGCTAGTATAGCGAAGAAAGTCTGTAATGTAATCGGTACCCCACCAATGACCATAAACGGAGCAATACTGGTGATATTAGCCCCCACAGCCATCATAGCAACAAACAAACTCCCCATTGTAATGTCTAAAGCTGTCCACTTCCTCATTCCCATTCTCTTTCCTCCCTTTCATTGTTAACTAAAACAACTCATTGGTTAACATTTAAAGATAGAGTATCATAGATTGGGAGAAATTTCATTAGAAAATTTTCTTTCTCACCTCTCACCCAGAGAATTGCTTCAAGAAAAGAAGTAGCATATTAAGCACACCTCGACATGTTAAGACAAATAAAAAAACCTATAAGCGCTAGGTCTTCCTAGCACTTATAGGCTTACATACTTCGGCGGTGATTGATCATATACAAGAAAAGCTG
The nucleotide sequence above comes from Pontibacillus chungwhensis. Encoded proteins:
- the bioB gene encoding biotin synthase BioB, with the translated sequence MWGKLAEKVLQGEELTDQEAIAVLDCPDDELLDLLHSAYQVRKHYYGNKVKLNMIINTKSGFCPENCGYCAQSIDSKAPIQKYRMMDKETIMKGAEQAHRLHSGTYCIVASGRGPTTRELNIVTSAVKEIKETYDLKICACLGILKPEQAKQLKEAGVDRYNHNVNTSENHHEAITTSHTYEDRVGTVNYAKEAGISPCSGVIVGMKETKEDVVDMARALKALDADSIPVNFLHAIDGTALEGTDELSPTYCLKVLSLFRFINPTKEIRVSGGREVNLRSLQPLGLYPANSIFVGDYLTTDGQESTEDHQMIRDLGFEIDYVKEEELV
- a CDS encoding biotin transporter BioY encodes the protein MGMRKWTALDITMGSLFVAMMAVGANITSIAPFMVIGGVPITLQTFFAILAGLVLGSRLGAFSMLVYMLLGLAGTPIFAQFKGGAGMLLGPTFGFIISYIAVAYIAGKIVEKKRTLPMYIAAGLIGMAFNYIFGTNWMYAAYVLWFDAPEGFTYTMAWGWMMFPLPKDIALSVVAAFLGLRLERSVLANSQFRRERRKSVA